A single region of the Legionella oakridgensis ATCC 33761 = DSM 21215 genome encodes:
- a CDS encoding ribbon-helix-helix domain-containing protein encodes MLVQKLSISLPQQQCEFIENYLVDHHLKSRSEVIKEALYLLQQKQLEAYYREANQEVDLAFENTSLDGLEENETW; translated from the coding sequence ATGCTTGTTCAAAAACTATCTATTTCCTTGCCTCAACAGCAATGTGAATTTATTGAAAATTACCTTGTCGATCATCATCTAAAAAGTCGCTCTGAGGTTATTAAAGAAGCACTTTATTTGTTGCAACAAAAGCAACTTGAAGCTTATTACAGAGAGGCGAATCAGGAGGTTGATTTAGCATTTGAGAATACATCTTTAGATGGACTTGAAGAAAATGAAACGTGGTGA
- a CDS encoding type II toxin-antitoxin system PemK/MazF family toxin, whose translation MRPVLIISNNANNNVANTITIVPITSNVNKVYPFEVLLNSNDSGLSKTSKAQCHQIRTISKNRISNMKVQGIVSNLILSKINSALKLHLDLP comes from the coding sequence ATTCGCCCGGTACTTATTATAAGTAATAATGCTAATAACAATGTTGCTAACACAATTACCATTGTGCCAATTACATCAAATGTAAATAAAGTTTATCCATTTGAAGTCCTGCTTAACAGTAATGATAGTGGCTTGTCAAAAACTTCAAAAGCCCAATGTCATCAAATTAGAACTATTTCAAAAAATAGAATTTCTAACATGAAGGTTCAGGGCATCGTTAGCAATTTAATCCTATCTAAGATCAATTCTGCATTAAAGTTACACTTAGATCTACCTTGA
- a CDS encoding septal ring lytic transglycosylase RlpA family protein — protein MNYYAILLTINRLITSLLLILLVACTHQQSNGPDHYVIRGKTYYVMKSAKHYKAKGIASWYGSHARNQKTSTGERYNMYAMTAAHPTLPLATRVRVKNLNNGRSIVVRINDRGPFLSNRLIDLSFAAAKKLGIKGLAPVEIEVV, from the coding sequence ATGAACTATTATGCGATTTTGTTGACCATTAACCGACTCATTACAAGCTTACTCCTAATACTACTGGTTGCTTGTACGCATCAGCAATCTAATGGTCCGGATCACTATGTGATCAGAGGGAAAACATATTATGTGATGAAGTCTGCCAAACACTACAAAGCAAAAGGAATTGCTTCCTGGTATGGGTCACACGCTCGGAATCAAAAAACATCGACCGGAGAGCGCTACAACATGTATGCGATGACAGCAGCTCATCCAACACTCCCACTTGCTACACGAGTACGGGTCAAAAACCTTAATAATGGCCGGTCGATTGTGGTTCGAATTAATGATCGAGGTCCTTTTTTATCGAATAGGCTAATTGATTTATCCTTTGCTGCAGCTAAAAAACTCGGTATAAAAGGTCTTGCTCCTGTTGAAATTGAAGTAGTTTGA
- a CDS encoding GNAT family N-acetyltransferase, producing the protein MITLREPSAQDEAIFVSTMKNSRDFHFPFITAPCSSEEFQTYLTKSQLESEQYYIAWDSNQQIIGVFNISGIMHGVFKSAYLGYYASVDHAKKGLMSQALKLVLKEIFTSLDLHRIEANIQPGNSASIHLITRNGF; encoded by the coding sequence ATGATTACACTTCGTGAACCTTCCGCCCAGGATGAAGCCATATTTGTTTCTACAATGAAAAATAGTCGCGATTTTCATTTTCCTTTTATAACGGCGCCCTGTTCTTCCGAAGAATTTCAAACTTATTTAACTAAAAGCCAACTGGAGAGTGAGCAATATTATATTGCCTGGGATAGCAATCAACAGATTATTGGAGTGTTTAATATCAGTGGTATCATGCATGGTGTCTTTAAAAGTGCTTACTTAGGCTATTATGCATCGGTAGATCATGCTAAAAAAGGCTTAATGAGTCAGGCATTAAAACTTGTCCTTAAAGAGATATTCACTTCTTTAGATTTACATCGAATTGAAGCAAATATTCAACCAGGTAATTCTGCATCCATCCATCTGATAACAAGAAATGGTTTTTAA
- a CDS encoding LysR family transcriptional regulator, translating into MQVKLLYRTTRSLSLTELGQAFYQHCQSIMQESEAAYRTILHVREKPSGRIRISCPTLFSQFQFGQYLIDFMHQYPEIQINLIATERFVDLNQEGIDVAIRFQTYPLTDSSLIAINLGPSEHILVTSPDYLKYNPPVITPQDLPQAKTLFKSRADGALQWSIKHQKTAQQLSITINPLIQSDEWLILKRSALAGLGVTVMPQKYCQPELDSGELIRLLPEWSVPTATLYLIYPSKRYMIPSVRHFIDFMSARLNKP; encoded by the coding sequence TTGCAGGTAAAATTGTTGTATCGTACCACCCGCTCCCTATCTTTAACTGAATTGGGGCAGGCATTTTATCAGCATTGTCAAAGCATCATGCAAGAATCAGAAGCGGCATATAGGACTATATTACACGTCAGAGAAAAGCCATCAGGACGTATCCGAATCAGCTGCCCCACTTTATTTTCCCAGTTTCAATTTGGTCAGTATCTGATTGATTTTATGCACCAATATCCCGAGATACAAATTAACTTAATCGCAACAGAACGATTTGTTGATCTGAATCAGGAAGGCATTGATGTCGCAATACGATTTCAAACGTATCCCCTAACTGACTCTTCCTTGATTGCAATCAATCTTGGGCCATCTGAACATATTCTGGTTACCAGCCCAGATTATTTAAAATATAATCCACCAGTCATAACCCCTCAAGATTTACCTCAAGCAAAAACATTATTTAAGTCGCGTGCAGATGGTGCATTACAATGGAGCATTAAACATCAAAAAACAGCCCAACAATTATCTATTACCATCAATCCACTAATACAAAGTGATGAATGGCTAATACTAAAAAGAAGTGCCCTGGCTGGTCTTGGTGTTACTGTCATGCCACAAAAATATTGCCAACCCGAACTTGATTCTGGAGAATTAATCAGATTATTACCCGAATGGTCTGTTCCAACAGCAACGCTCTATTTAATTTATCCTTCAAAACGATATATGATTCCTTCTGTTCGACATTTTATTGACTTTATGTCTGCAAGATTGAATAAACCCTAA
- a CDS encoding LysR family transcriptional regulator, which produces MDLNDMYYFFTVVEHGSFTKASISLGINKSILSRRISKLEKTCR; this is translated from the coding sequence ATGGATTTAAATGACATGTATTATTTTTTCACGGTAGTTGAGCATGGTAGTTTTACCAAAGCCAGCATATCCCTAGGAATTAATAAATCGATACTCAGCAGGCGTATTTCCAAACTTGAAAAAACTTGCAGGTAA
- a CDS encoding FMN-dependent NADH-azoreductase, translating into MKTLAIDSSMMGQHSVSRQLMRYFIERDQSEIKYRNLVEENPAHLSLEFIEKNTIDNSMIDETTYQINLSKIYLNEFLEAERLVIAAPMYNFSIPSVLKAWIDRIMIAGKTFKYTEQGPIGLAGEKKVYIISTRGGEYEILPSLKAMDHQENYLVTVFNFLGIHDIRFIRAEGVNRGKDKKLAAINQAYQQIDKIVSMEWEYPGSFSNQGRGDHSNLKSDSQKSCMSCC; encoded by the coding sequence ATGAAAACATTAGCTATCGATTCAAGCATGATGGGACAACATTCTGTTTCAAGGCAGCTGATGCGTTATTTTATCGAACGTGATCAATCAGAAATCAAATACAGAAATTTGGTCGAAGAAAATCCCGCCCATTTATCTCTTGAATTCATAGAAAAGAATACAATTGATAATTCAATGATTGATGAAACTACTTATCAAATTAATCTGTCTAAGATTTATTTAAATGAATTTCTGGAAGCCGAACGATTGGTTATAGCAGCACCCATGTATAATTTTTCCATCCCTTCGGTTTTGAAAGCATGGATTGACCGGATTATGATAGCGGGAAAAACTTTTAAATATACAGAGCAGGGTCCAATTGGTTTAGCTGGTGAGAAAAAAGTTTATATTATATCTACTCGTGGTGGTGAGTATGAAATATTACCAAGTCTTAAAGCGATGGATCATCAAGAAAACTATCTGGTGACTGTTTTTAATTTCCTGGGAATTCATGATATTAGGTTCATTCGTGCCGAAGGAGTGAACAGGGGAAAAGATAAAAAACTAGCTGCTATCAATCAAGCTTATCAACAAATTGATAAGATAGTATCAATGGAATGGGAATATCCGGGCTCTTTCTCAAATCAGGGGAGAGGTGATCATTCTAATTTGAAGAGCGACAGTCAGAAAAGCTGTATGTCATGTTGTTAG
- a CDS encoding serine hydrolase domain-containing protein, with amino-acid sequence MIYIEKIIYYHQKINERMDISASSPIDNPNFRRGGYGLVSTVEDFFRFSQMLLNQGQLDGKRILSRKTLELMHMNHLPSEFLPIGFASDAKLMGYGFGLGSRVMVDVAKSGIIGSVGEYGWAGAAKTYYWIDPKEELIGLFFTQAMLNFSMILRHFQTLVYQAIID; translated from the coding sequence ATGATTTATATCGAAAAAATAATTTATTATCACCAGAAAATTAATGAGAGAATGGATATTTCAGCATCATCACCAATTGATAACCCTAATTTCAGGCGAGGTGGATATGGATTGGTATCGACTGTAGAAGATTTTTTTCGCTTTTCGCAAATGTTATTAAATCAAGGTCAACTCGATGGAAAACGTATTTTAAGTCGGAAAACACTCGAGTTAATGCATATGAATCATCTGCCCTCAGAATTTTTACCTATTGGTTTTGCTTCTGATGCAAAATTGATGGGATATGGTTTTGGATTGGGCTCTAGAGTCATGGTTGATGTTGCAAAATCTGGAATAATAGGTTCCGTTGGTGAGTATGGGTGGGCTGGTGCCGCGAAAACCTATTATTGGATAGATCCTAAAGAAGAATTAATTGGGCTGTTTTTCACACAAGCAATGCTTAATTTTTCGATGATACTGCGACACTTTCAGACACTTGTCTATCAAGCGATTATAGATTGA
- a CDS encoding YdcF family protein — protein MSIKLIIVLGYTLNRDCSIQPILQSRLDKAILLYQKEDNILVCGNGPPKALVPEPCQKTTEAEAMKNYLIAKGIPAEKIYKEEQSTTTFGNAYYGYLTIKNNKLFPKSIFIISNQFHFPLVKYSFDKVFGNSFSYSFHAVSDVDLPIEKEMTEWKRIIQGMVDNCYPQLFNGVNDGDIDAITSIIERPRNNNFERCVKTLLNLKEENVDLSDFI, from the coding sequence ATGTCAATTAAATTAATTATTGTCCTTGGTTACACACTAAATAGGGATTGTTCGATACAGCCCATTTTACAATCTAGATTAGATAAGGCTATTTTACTTTACCAAAAAGAGGATAATATTTTGGTTTGTGGTAATGGGCCGCCCAAGGCTTTGGTTCCAGAACCATGCCAAAAAACCACGGAAGCAGAGGCAATGAAAAATTATCTGATTGCAAAAGGAATTCCTGCAGAAAAAATCTATAAGGAGGAACAATCTACTACCACGTTTGGTAACGCCTATTATGGTTATTTGACTATAAAGAACAACAAACTTTTTCCTAAATCAATTTTTATTATTTCAAATCAATTTCACTTTCCTCTTGTTAAATACAGCTTTGACAAAGTTTTTGGAAATAGCTTTTCTTATTCATTTCATGCCGTATCTGACGTTGATCTGCCTATAGAAAAAGAGATGACAGAATGGAAAAGGATTATTCAGGGTATGGTTGATAATTGCTATCCGCAGTTATTTAATGGAGTCAATGATGGAGATATTGATGCAATTACATCAATCATTGAACGCCCAAGGAACAATAATTTTGAGCGCTGTGTAAAAACTTTATTGAATTTAAAAGAAGAAAATGTAGATCTTTCTGATTTCATTTAA
- a CDS encoding GNAT family N-acetyltransferase: MLFFDKAGLSDPYTWTFEHDAHVHFVLFQGSGDIIGYAHLQLWPHKRAALRIIVIDETKRNHRYGSRFLALCEQWLKSQGNHSLHVESSPDALKFYRKNGYIDMPFDDPDGYESDARDTAVGKVL, encoded by the coding sequence ATTCTATTTTTTGACAAAGCAGGGCTTTCTGACCCTTACACCTGGACTTTTGAGCATGATGCTCATGTTCATTTTGTCTTATTTCAAGGAAGTGGCGACATCATTGGTTATGCCCATCTGCAATTATGGCCACACAAAAGAGCCGCTTTGCGTATCATTGTTATTGATGAGACAAAAAGAAACCATCGATACGGTAGCCGGTTTTTGGCATTATGTGAACAGTGGCTCAAAAGCCAAGGGAATCATAGTTTGCACGTCGAGTCATCACCAGATGCACTAAAATTTTATAGAAAAAATGGTTATATCGATATGCCATTTGATGACCCTGATGGCTATGAAAGTGATGCTCGAGATACTGCGGTAGGGAAAGTATTATGA
- a CDS encoding ABC transporter ATP-binding protein, with product MTNRLPNRLSSFTWHFLKPYRNIVILFILLALLAGFWGPFNSLLIKSFINTLAATTTQDISSLYWIAGLLVLNFIVFDNVTWRTLGYLNYKYEAVIKNQIISQTFEYVLGGSTQFFQDNLSGRIADQITTLADNLEIILHRVSVDFLRGASLLVVSFITAYYVNALFFYILFLWFIAFASFSIWMSAQLVHKSHDHASSESQLSGQLVDSLANQSNIRIFSRKIYEVERMNHFFRLVQRAFQRKELFIVLLCCAQGGMIAVMMGLASFTLIHLYSKGLVSIGDFALILGISMELGHMMWYTMYQVDQFNQALGKAKQSLNALVIPHEIKNKNNASQLVVTQGKIEFSKVKFHYQGGYSLFQNKSVTIAGGQKVGLVGYSGSGKSTFVNLILRLYELVDGEILIDGQNLSDVTQESLRQAIAMIPQDPTLFHRSLMDNIRYGKTEASDEEVILASKKAHAHEFISLLPEGYETLVGERGVKLSGGQRQRIAIARAILKNAPILMLDEATSQLDSITESNIQDSLWILMQGKTTLIVAHRLSTLLQMDRILVFDKGHIVEDGTHHELLNLGGLYKTLWDAQVGGFLPEE from the coding sequence ATGACTAATCGTTTACCTAATCGATTGAGCTCTTTTACGTGGCATTTTTTAAAACCTTATAGAAACATAGTGATTTTATTTATTCTGCTTGCTCTATTAGCTGGGTTTTGGGGGCCGTTTAATAGTTTATTAATTAAGTCTTTCATTAATACTTTGGCCGCAACGACAACTCAGGACATATCCTCTTTGTATTGGATCGCTGGATTACTGGTATTGAACTTTATTGTTTTTGACAATGTAACCTGGCGAACGCTTGGGTACTTGAACTATAAATATGAAGCGGTTATCAAAAACCAAATCATTAGCCAAACGTTTGAGTATGTGTTAGGAGGAAGTACGCAATTTTTTCAGGATAATTTATCTGGGCGAATTGCTGATCAAATTACGACCCTTGCTGATAATCTTGAAATTATTTTGCATCGCGTGTCTGTGGATTTTCTTCGTGGTGCTTCATTGCTGGTGGTTTCATTTATTACAGCCTATTATGTTAATGCCTTGTTTTTTTATATTTTATTCCTCTGGTTCATTGCCTTTGCCTCATTTAGTATTTGGATGTCGGCGCAATTGGTCCATAAGTCTCACGATCATGCCAGCTCCGAATCGCAGCTTTCTGGGCAATTGGTGGATAGCCTGGCTAATCAATCCAATATTCGTATTTTTTCACGAAAAATCTATGAAGTAGAGCGCATGAACCATTTCTTCCGCTTGGTGCAACGAGCTTTTCAAAGAAAAGAACTTTTTATTGTTTTGTTATGTTGTGCACAAGGTGGAATGATTGCGGTAATGATGGGTTTGGCTTCTTTTACTTTAATCCATTTGTATAGCAAAGGTCTTGTAAGCATTGGGGATTTTGCTTTAATTCTTGGAATTTCCATGGAATTGGGCCATATGATGTGGTACACCATGTACCAAGTGGATCAATTTAACCAAGCCTTAGGCAAAGCAAAACAAAGTTTAAATGCCTTAGTGATCCCGCATGAAATTAAGAATAAAAACAATGCATCCCAATTAGTCGTCACTCAAGGGAAAATTGAATTTTCCAAGGTAAAATTTCATTACCAAGGTGGTTATTCTCTGTTCCAAAATAAGTCCGTAACGATTGCAGGGGGACAAAAAGTGGGTTTGGTAGGCTATTCAGGCAGTGGCAAATCCACGTTTGTAAATTTGATTTTACGACTTTATGAGCTAGTAGACGGGGAAATTCTCATCGATGGACAAAACCTATCCGATGTGACTCAAGAAAGTTTAAGACAAGCCATTGCTATGATTCCTCAAGACCCAACGCTTTTTCATCGAAGCTTGATGGATAATATTCGTTATGGCAAGACAGAAGCTTCGGATGAGGAGGTTATTTTAGCTTCCAAGAAAGCCCATGCTCATGAGTTCATCAGTCTTTTGCCAGAAGGTTATGAGACCTTGGTCGGTGAACGTGGAGTCAAGCTTTCAGGTGGTCAGCGCCAGCGCATTGCCATTGCACGAGCCATCTTAAAAAATGCTCCAATTTTAATGCTGGACGAAGCTACATCTCAGCTGGATTCCATTACAGAATCTAACATTCAAGACAGTCTCTGGATATTGATGCAAGGCAAAACAACCCTGATAGTTGCTCATCGTTTATCTACTCTGTTGCAGATGGACCGAATTTTAGTATTCGATAAAGGCCATATTGTTGAAGATGGGACGCATCATGAACTATTGAATCTTGGCGGTTTGTACAAAACCCTGTGGGATGCTCAGGTAGGTGGGTTTTTACCTGAGGAATGA
- a CDS encoding ester cyclase — MKNKESAINFLNKVVEGKIDEAYEKYVNTKGMHHSMYFASGFPALKKAMKESHEKQPNKQFIIKHALEDGDMVAVHSHIIFNPKEPGMAVVHLFRFKNGRIIEFWDLGQEISTDSPNHDGMF, encoded by the coding sequence ATGAAAAATAAAGAATCTGCTATCAATTTCCTAAATAAAGTTGTTGAAGGAAAAATCGACGAAGCTTATGAGAAGTATGTAAACACGAAAGGGATGCACCACAGCATGTACTTCGCATCGGGATTTCCCGCTCTAAAAAAAGCAATGAAGGAATCCCATGAAAAACAACCTAACAAGCAGTTCATTATCAAGCATGCTCTCGAAGATGGCGACATGGTAGCAGTACATTCTCATATTATTTTCAATCCAAAAGAGCCAGGCATGGCTGTTGTGCATTTATTTCGTTTCAAGAATGGAAGGATTATAGAGTTCTGGGATCTTGGACAAGAGATATCTACGGACTCTCCCAACCACGATGGGATGTTTTAA
- a CDS encoding VOC family protein → MQKIVPHLWFDKEAIEAAEFYTSVFDDSAVTFTSHIHNTPSGDVDIVGFKIMGFEFMAISAGPFFKLNPSISFTISCRSAKEVDELWEKLSLDGKILMELGEYPFSPRYGWIQDKYGVSWQIIFFNEIRLEQKIIPHLMFTKDLCGKAEEAMNFYVSIFPNSNVEEIFRYQNQTPDKDGTVAHAFFELGEQKFGAMDSAQSHEFKFNEAIAFIVNCKNQKEIDYFWEKLSAVPESEQCGWIKDKYGVSWQILPENMNELMSKNPEKTTPAMLKMKKIDIEDLRKAGEEYETED, encoded by the coding sequence ATGCAGAAAATAGTTCCGCATTTATGGTTTGACAAGGAAGCCATTGAGGCAGCAGAGTTTTACACATCCGTTTTTGACGATTCGGCGGTTACATTTACGAGCCATATACATAACACGCCTTCAGGAGATGTGGACATCGTTGGTTTCAAAATAATGGGCTTCGAATTCATGGCAATCTCTGCAGGGCCATTTTTCAAACTAAATCCCTCGATATCATTTACAATATCATGCAGATCAGCCAAAGAAGTCGATGAATTATGGGAAAAGCTCTCTCTCGATGGAAAAATACTCATGGAACTCGGCGAATACCCCTTTAGTCCAAGATATGGATGGATACAGGATAAGTATGGAGTTTCCTGGCAAATAATCTTCTTTAATGAAATACGCCTAGAACAGAAAATAATACCGCACCTGATGTTCACAAAAGATCTTTGCGGCAAGGCTGAGGAAGCCATGAATTTCTATGTTTCGATTTTTCCCAACTCAAACGTAGAGGAAATATTCAGGTACCAGAATCAAACACCCGACAAAGATGGGACAGTCGCTCATGCTTTCTTTGAATTGGGAGAACAGAAGTTTGGTGCAATGGATTCTGCCCAGTCTCATGAGTTCAAATTCAATGAAGCCATTGCATTCATAGTCAACTGTAAGAACCAAAAAGAGATTGACTATTTCTGGGAGAAATTATCCGCAGTTCCTGAGTCAGAGCAATGTGGTTGGATTAAGGACAAATATGGAGTCAGCTGGCAGATACTTCCAGAAAATATGAACGAGCTGATGTCGAAGAATCCTGAAAAAACAACGCCAGCAATGCTTAAAATGAAGAAGATAGATATTGAGGATCTTAGAAAGGCAGGAGAAGAATATGAAACAGAGGACTAA
- a CDS encoding ATP-binding protein, which yields MNKKNKSKNKAPQEENNEFTYHEIAYQMLTGHVFEKNKTTQTDVNTIYRYIENILAQIPVSVDWMNRDFVYLGCTNSMAKLLRLKSRHDIVGKTYADLFDEKSASYYKRADRIVMEKGTPLLLEEPLYHPDGKQEIYLSQKVPLHDLQGEIIGMLGVSVDITDRKKMEEELHFAKNQAETASQAKTEFLENMRHDIRTPLTGIVGFSDIIKSEAENPNIKEYADNLVASSHALLSLMDEVLEAVRVSSGEIPGVKKKFSLKKTLQHIIDLNKAKALSKHLDLQFDYDESLPNYVIGDNVRIHRVVLELVSNALNFTDTGFVTVKVEFAKKEDSKLIIKIIVKDSGIGIPPEKKQEIFLQFKRLTPSYQGIYKGAGLGLSVVKQFVDDIQGEIYVESQPNKGSIFTCIIPLQKPLLDDDSGVEQDDSLADDLSTKTGAVPQSLFATKESKESASKYRVLIIEDNYIAQIVAKKILAQLHGDSDIAETGKKAVELWKQNHYDLIFMDIGLPDLDGYEVTHLIRVQELTSNTHVPIIALTAHAGDENKKRCIDAGMNAVLTKPLTIKSCTDIVDAFIPGRHKEEMAQSTDHYLSDLPEHEEGLFNLSEFSTLDIEEGIKTTGNESMLAEMLTFMINDSLPNDLALMKAAYESHDWDKTQQLAHKIKGGAVYVGTIKIKMACQFLERYWKTGQRDLLEKLYHQAVATIEESMQEIKRWLGNQ from the coding sequence ATGAATAAAAAAAACAAATCAAAAAACAAAGCTCCCCAAGAGGAAAATAATGAATTCACTTATCATGAAATAGCCTATCAAATGCTAACTGGGCATGTTTTTGAAAAAAACAAAACCACACAAACAGATGTAAATACCATTTACCGGTACATAGAAAATATCTTGGCGCAAATACCCGTGAGTGTTGATTGGATGAACAGGGATTTTGTGTATCTAGGCTGCACCAACAGCATGGCTAAATTGTTACGGCTTAAATCAAGGCATGACATTGTTGGGAAAACTTATGCTGATCTCTTTGATGAAAAATCAGCCTCTTATTATAAGAGAGCCGATAGAATCGTGATGGAAAAAGGTACTCCTTTACTATTAGAAGAGCCATTATACCACCCTGACGGCAAGCAAGAGATTTATTTATCCCAAAAAGTACCGCTTCACGACTTACAAGGCGAAATCATTGGTATGCTGGGTGTTTCAGTAGATATTACTGATCGAAAAAAAATGGAAGAGGAATTACATTTCGCAAAAAATCAGGCAGAAACCGCAAGCCAAGCCAAAACTGAATTTCTGGAAAACATGCGCCACGACATCAGAACACCACTCACAGGCATTGTAGGCTTTTCCGACATTATTAAATCAGAAGCCGAAAACCCGAATATTAAAGAATATGCGGATAATCTGGTCGCATCCAGCCACGCTCTACTTTCATTGATGGATGAAGTACTTGAAGCAGTTCGTGTAAGTTCTGGTGAAATTCCAGGAGTCAAAAAAAAGTTTTCTTTAAAAAAGACACTGCAACACATCATTGATTTAAACAAAGCTAAAGCGCTCAGCAAACACCTTGATTTACAATTTGATTATGATGAGTCACTCCCTAATTATGTCATAGGAGATAACGTCCGAATTCACCGTGTTGTGCTTGAATTAGTATCGAATGCTCTTAATTTTACCGATACAGGATTTGTAACCGTTAAAGTAGAGTTTGCTAAAAAAGAAGACTCAAAACTTATTATTAAAATCATCGTAAAAGATAGCGGGATAGGCATACCTCCTGAAAAAAAGCAGGAAATTTTCTTGCAGTTTAAACGTCTCACCCCTTCCTATCAGGGAATCTATAAAGGAGCCGGTCTTGGTTTGTCTGTGGTGAAACAATTTGTTGATGATATTCAAGGTGAAATCTACGTTGAAAGCCAACCTAATAAAGGTTCCATTTTTACGTGTATTATTCCACTGCAAAAACCTTTATTAGACGATGACAGTGGTGTTGAACAGGACGATTCTCTGGCTGATGATTTATCCACCAAAACGGGGGCGGTACCTCAAAGTTTATTTGCAACAAAAGAGTCCAAGGAATCAGCATCCAAATATCGTGTATTAATCATTGAAGACAATTATATTGCCCAAATCGTAGCCAAAAAAATTCTAGCCCAATTACATGGTGACTCAGACATTGCTGAAACAGGTAAAAAAGCGGTCGAGCTATGGAAACAAAACCACTATGATTTAATTTTCATGGATATAGGACTACCTGATTTGGATGGTTATGAAGTAACTCACTTGATTCGTGTGCAAGAATTGACAAGCAACACCCATGTCCCAATCATAGCACTCACGGCACATGCCGGTGATGAAAATAAAAAACGCTGCATTGATGCTGGAATGAATGCCGTGCTTACTAAACCACTGACTATAAAAAGCTGTACGGATATCGTTGATGCTTTTATACCGGGGCGGCATAAAGAAGAAATGGCACAAAGTACTGATCATTATCTATCTGATTTACCAGAACATGAGGAAGGATTGTTTAATTTATCTGAATTTTCAACCCTGGACATTGAAGAAGGAATTAAAACCACTGGGAATGAATCCATGTTAGCTGAAATGCTAACCTTTATGATCAATGATTCATTGCCCAATGATTTAGCCCTGATGAAAGCCGCTTATGAATCTCATGATTGGGACAAAACCCAACAACTTGCTCATAAAATTAAAGGAGGTGCTGTATACGTTGGCACCATTAAAATCAAAATGGCTTGTCAGTTCCTTGAACGTTATTGGAAAACTGGTCAGCGTGATTTACTGGAAAAACTATACCATCAAGCCGTGGCCACCATTGAAGAAAGCATGCAAGAAATAAAACGTTGGTTAGGGAATCAATAA